From a single Maylandia zebra isolate NMK-2024a linkage group LG3, Mzebra_GT3a, whole genome shotgun sequence genomic region:
- the LOC143414069 gene encoding butyrophilin subfamily 1 member A1-like: protein MTLEWARPDLDPRFVLVCRAGQELINRKNPSYKGRSSLFTDELKHGNISLKLSKVKPADEGRYRCYIPEKDEEVFIDLVVASSAVSSPVISLGGMGRDKTGVMLQCESAGWYPEPELLWLDGEGNLLSAGPTETLRGPDDLYTVSSRVTAQQNLQC from the exons ATGACTTTGGAGTGGGCAAGACCTGACCTGGATCCCAGATTTGTGCTTGTGTGCCGTGCAGGTCAGGAACTCATAAATAGAAAAAACCCTTCCTACAAAGGTCGATCATCATTGTTCACTGATGAGCTGAAACATGGAAACATTTCACTGAAACTATCCAAAGTAAAACCTGCAGACGAGGGCAGATACAGATGTTACATCCCAGAGAAGGATGAAGAAGTTTTTATTGATCTTGTGGTCG CATCGAGTGCTGTCTCCTCACCTGTCATCAGCTTAGGAGGGATGGGCAGAGACAAGACAGGAGTGATGTTACAGTGTGAGTCTGCAGGCTGGTATCCAGAGCCTGAGCTGCTGTGGTTGGACGGTGAGGGAAACCTCCTCTCTGCTGGACCTACAGAGACCCTCAGAGGTCCTGATGACCTCTATACtgtcagcagcagagtgactgcacagcaaaatctccagtgttaa